Proteins encoded by one window of Teretinema zuelzerae:
- a CDS encoding winged helix-turn-helix domain-containing protein: MSDESNEQYNYKNYDSILNSPIRLAIMSLLLGSGEAEFTFIRDSIGATDGNLSRHLAKLEEEKLIEVRKEFEGKKPVTWQKLTPEGKDALYAYLAKLEKLIASVKK; encoded by the coding sequence ATGAGCGATGAAAGCAACGAACAATATAACTACAAGAATTACGACTCGATATTGAACTCGCCGATACGGCTTGCGATCATGAGTCTGCTGCTGGGAAGCGGCGAGGCCGAGTTCACCTTTATACGCGACTCCATCGGAGCGACGGACGGAAACTTAAGCAGGCACCTTGCGAAGCTCGAAGAGGAAAAACTGATCGAAGTGCGCAAGGAATTCGAAGGAAAAAAGCCCGTCACCTGGCAAAAACTCACGCCCGAGGGAAAAGACGCGCTGTACGCGTACCTGGCGAAGCTCGAGAAACTGATCGCCTCGGTAAAAAAATGA
- a CDS encoding alpha-hydroxy-acid oxidizing protein, whose translation MTYAEMRSAAKMNLNGTCRVCPVCDGRVCAGEVPGMGGKGTGSAFMANVSSLAAVKLNMRLIHEAAKPDMSFSLFGKTMSMPVFTAPVSGTSINMGGKFSEAEYISWIIRGSLDSGVYPMVGDTAIEQFLIDNLAELKKAGGEGIAIIKPWEAASVVDKIRLAEDAGAFAVGMDIDAAGLVTLSLHGKGVSPKTPAEIAAVRKATKLPFILKGVMTIEDALAAADCGVDAIVVSNHGGRVLDGTPGVAEVLPEIAAACKGKITVLADGGVRSGVDVLRMLALGADAVLLGRPLVVASFGGMAEGVKLAYSRLRAELESAMILTGCASLADIDGSVIRR comes from the coding sequence ATGACGTATGCTGAAATGAGGTCCGCGGCGAAGATGAACCTGAACGGAACGTGCCGGGTGTGTCCGGTATGCGACGGCCGCGTATGCGCGGGCGAGGTTCCGGGAATGGGCGGCAAGGGAACCGGTTCTGCCTTTATGGCGAACGTGTCGTCCCTCGCCGCGGTTAAATTGAATATGCGCCTGATTCATGAGGCGGCGAAGCCGGATATGTCGTTCAGCCTCTTCGGCAAAACCATGTCCATGCCGGTGTTTACAGCTCCCGTTTCGGGCACTTCCATCAATATGGGCGGCAAATTTTCCGAAGCGGAATACATCTCCTGGATCATCCGGGGCTCGCTCGATTCGGGCGTGTATCCCATGGTGGGAGATACCGCGATCGAGCAGTTTTTGATCGACAATCTTGCTGAACTGAAAAAAGCCGGCGGCGAGGGCATAGCGATCATCAAGCCGTGGGAAGCCGCGAGCGTCGTCGATAAAATCCGCCTCGCGGAAGACGCGGGAGCCTTTGCCGTCGGCATGGATATCGACGCTGCCGGCCTCGTGACTCTTTCGCTCCACGGAAAGGGCGTTTCTCCCAAGACTCCGGCCGAGATTGCGGCCGTCAGAAAGGCGACGAAGCTGCCGTTCATCCTCAAAGGCGTGATGACGATAGAAGACGCGCTTGCGGCCGCCGACTGCGGCGTCGACGCGATCGTCGTGTCCAATCACGGAGGCCGCGTGCTCGACGGAACTCCCGGAGTAGCCGAGGTTCTCCCGGAGATAGCGGCTGCGTGCAAGGGAAAGATAACCGTGCTCGCCGACGGAGGAGTACGCAGCGGAGTCGATGTTTTGCGGATGCTGGCGCTCGGAGCCGACGCCGTGCTGTTGGGCCGCCCCCTGGTCGTCGCTTCCTTCGGCGGCATGGCCGAAGGCGTCAAGCTCGCCTACAGCCGCCTCCGCGCAGAGCTGGAATCGGCCATGATTTTGACCGGCTGCGCCTCCCTCGCGGACATCGACGGCAGTGTTATCCGGCGCTGA
- a CDS encoding carbon starvation CstA family protein, which produces MITFFACLAILIAGYFLYGPIVEKIFGPTDEPTPALSMTDGVDFVPMKTPNIFLIQLLNIAGLGPIFGAISGALWGPAAFLWITFGTIFAGGVHDYFSGMLSMRHEGESISEIVGIYLGPIMKNVMRVFSVVLLVLVGTVFMTGPAGLLAKLTPDKLNYTFWLVVVLVYYFLATLVPIDKLIGKIYPIFGIVLIIMAIGIGGGVILGNFTGRMSTPEFAFANLHPKGLPIWPLLFITIACGAISGFHSTQSPIMARCVQTERDGRKIFYGAMVCEGIIALIWAAAGMTFYNGTGGLAAALADPLTKGQGGVVYDISIRMLGKVGGVLAILGVIFCPITSGDTAFRSARLTLADWFKVDQKKIMPRLSMALPLLAVGAILSQMDFNIVWRYFAWSNQTLAMIVLWAAAMYLYMKKKNMWIAVVPATFMSAVSMTYILQAPEGFKLATSISYPVGIVFALAVLAFFLFVTQKKKTAA; this is translated from the coding sequence GTGATTACTTTTTTTGCGTGTCTTGCTATTTTGATTGCCGGCTACTTTCTGTACGGCCCGATAGTCGAAAAGATTTTCGGACCTACCGATGAACCGACTCCTGCCCTGAGTATGACTGACGGAGTGGACTTTGTCCCGATGAAAACCCCGAACATTTTCCTGATTCAGCTGTTGAATATCGCCGGACTCGGTCCGATATTCGGCGCCATATCGGGCGCGCTCTGGGGCCCGGCGGCCTTCCTGTGGATCACCTTCGGAACGATTTTCGCCGGAGGAGTGCACGACTATTTTTCCGGAATGCTGTCCATGCGCCACGAGGGCGAGAGCATTTCCGAAATCGTCGGCATCTATCTCGGCCCGATCATGAAAAACGTGATGCGCGTGTTCTCGGTCGTTCTGCTGGTTCTCGTCGGAACCGTTTTCATGACAGGACCGGCGGGATTGCTTGCCAAGCTCACTCCTGACAAGCTCAACTATACGTTCTGGCTCGTCGTGGTTCTGGTATATTATTTCCTCGCAACCCTTGTTCCCATCGATAAGCTCATCGGTAAGATTTATCCCATCTTCGGAATCGTTCTGATTATCATGGCGATAGGCATCGGCGGCGGCGTAATTCTGGGGAATTTCACCGGACGCATGAGCACGCCTGAATTCGCGTTTGCCAATCTGCATCCCAAGGGATTGCCCATATGGCCGCTTCTGTTCATCACGATCGCGTGCGGCGCTATTTCCGGCTTCCATTCGACCCAGTCTCCGATCATGGCGCGCTGCGTTCAAACCGAGCGCGACGGACGCAAGATTTTCTACGGCGCGATGGTATGCGAAGGCATTATCGCCCTTATTTGGGCGGCTGCGGGAATGACGTTCTATAACGGCACCGGCGGACTCGCGGCGGCTCTCGCCGATCCGCTTACCAAAGGACAGGGCGGTGTAGTGTACGACATTTCGATCCGCATGCTCGGCAAGGTAGGCGGAGTGCTCGCGATTCTCGGCGTTATTTTCTGCCCGATCACCTCCGGCGACACTGCCTTCCGCAGCGCCCGGCTCACTTTGGCCGACTGGTTCAAGGTCGATCAGAAGAAGATCATGCCCCGCCTTTCTATGGCGCTTCCCCTTTTGGCGGTCGGCGCGATTCTGTCGCAGATGGACTTCAACATCGTATGGCGCTATTTCGCCTGGTCGAACCAGACGCTTGCGATGATCGTTCTCTGGGCCGCGGCAATGTATCTCTACATGAAAAAGAAGAATATGTGGATCGCCGTGGTTCCCGCGACCTTTATGAGCGCGGTTTCCATGACTTACATTCTCCAGGCTCCCGAAGGTTTCAAGCTGGCGACATCGATTTCCTATCCGGTCGGAATCGTTTTCGCCCTCGCGGTGCTTGCCTTCTTCCTGTTTGTAACGCAAAAGAAGAAAACAGCCGCGTAA
- a CDS encoding type II toxin-antitoxin system Y4mF family antitoxin, with translation MDDTTFAECIKNERKNAGLTQKEFALKSGLGIRFIRDLEQGKESLRLDKVNQALAMFGYRAAPVRSSQ, from the coding sequence ATGGACGATACGACTTTTGCAGAGTGCATTAAAAACGAGCGTAAAAACGCAGGATTGACGCAAAAAGAATTCGCGCTCAAATCCGGTCTTGGCATCAGATTTATCCGCGATCTCGAACAGGGGAAGGAATCGCTCAGACTCGATAAGGTCAATCAGGCGCTGGCAATGTTCGGCTATCGCGCGGCGCCGGTGCGGAGTTCGCAATGA
- a CDS encoding HipA N-terminal domain-containing protein — protein sequence MNRRGIIWRENKPAATITETDEGYEFAYLDSWLADPAARPISLTLPLSAEPVISKTFIPFLDGLIPEGWLLDISVHNWKLDPRDRMGLLLAVCRDCIGNISVTPGDPQ from the coding sequence ATGAACCGCCGGGGAATAATCTGGAGGGAAAATAAACCCGCCGCGACCATCACGGAAACCGACGAAGGATACGAGTTCGCGTATCTGGATAGCTGGCTCGCAGATCCCGCCGCGCGCCCCATCTCCCTCACCCTGCCGCTCAGCGCCGAACCCGTGATTTCCAAAACCTTCATACCCTTCCTGGACGGACTCATTCCCGAAGGATGGCTCCTGGATATCTCCGTGCACAACTGGAAACTCGACCCGCGAGACCGGATGGGACTCCTTTTGGCAGTGTGCCGGGATTGCATCGGAAACATCAGCGTAACTCCCGGAGATCCGCAATGA
- a CDS encoding HipA domain-containing protein, translated as MTPGETEGRCLCCGKSLAGLPEIAQWHASCVRKFFGSPVIPEIDATAETLEKFARSAVASGMTVTGVQKKMSLRLEEKSGSKRLTLVGYPSGYIFKPPVAEYPDLPTLEHALMSLAEKAGIETVPHALVRTVSGQTGYITRRIDRISSAKGNTVRKRAMEDFCQLSLRLTEDKYKGSCEQCAKIIKAHSHRTGLDLADFFYLVLFNFASGNADMHLKNYSLIESDAGFRLSPAYDLVPTKLLIPEDAEESALAINGKKNKLSANDFLRFAHSIGLPEKAARNLIAKIRSLPSLLEKTDNIGFLPDHRRESLRQLVESRCKILE; from the coding sequence ATGACTCCCGGAGAAACAGAAGGACGCTGCCTGTGCTGCGGAAAAAGCCTTGCAGGACTGCCGGAAATCGCCCAGTGGCACGCCTCCTGCGTGAGAAAGTTCTTCGGCTCCCCGGTTATTCCGGAAATCGACGCGACTGCTGAAACGCTCGAAAAATTCGCTCGTTCAGCCGTAGCCTCAGGGATGACGGTTACCGGCGTTCAAAAAAAGATGTCCCTTCGCCTCGAAGAGAAAAGCGGTTCCAAACGTCTCACCCTCGTCGGCTACCCCTCAGGCTATATTTTCAAACCGCCGGTCGCAGAATATCCTGACCTTCCAACCCTTGAGCACGCGCTCATGAGCCTCGCCGAAAAAGCGGGAATCGAAACAGTACCGCACGCCCTTGTCCGGACAGTCTCAGGACAAACCGGATATATCACCCGTCGAATCGACCGCATCTCGAGCGCAAAAGGAAACACGGTCCGCAAACGAGCGATGGAAGACTTCTGCCAGCTGTCCTTGCGGCTTACGGAAGACAAATACAAGGGCTCCTGCGAACAATGCGCAAAAATAATCAAAGCCCATTCGCACCGCACCGGGCTCGACCTCGCCGATTTCTTCTATCTAGTGCTCTTCAATTTCGCCTCAGGCAACGCGGACATGCACCTTAAAAACTATTCCCTCATCGAATCGGACGCAGGATTCCGCCTCTCTCCCGCCTACGACCTCGTCCCCACGAAACTGCTCATCCCCGAAGACGCTGAAGAAAGCGCGCTCGCCATCAACGGGAAAAAAAACAAACTCTCCGCGAACGATTTTCTCCGCTTCGCGCACTCGATCGGCCTTCCAGAAAAAGCCGCGCGCAACCTGATCGCGAAAATCCGCTCGCTTCCGTCGCTCCTTGAGAAAACAGACAACATTGGCTTCCTGCCCGATCACCGCAGAGAGTCCCTCCGGCAGCTCGTCGAAAGCAGGTGCAAGATTCTTGAATAA
- a CDS encoding diguanylate cyclase produces MQIKSRLYILGMLLFLSLGPAFAQKILVVNTFNPTYPWSAYFNLGLRQYADEKKGAIELYFEELDITRFSDPDKIENFASFLAAKYESVQLDGVIGNSDQACNFIEEKCGFATDLPKAYYTSNLEYAADNVLCLDSQYALGIRKTWALMQSVFPEMTEVFLIEGDPATSATVAAELASLVPDTIALTVFKDFTFAELEDRLKALPPTAAVVYTFVTRDSEGTQTIPRVHLSRLAEISPAPIFTLWETLVGSGTVGGHVLSAIRTSRELLRGIEEYLQTGSFSEDYSITRCMIDWTAMDRYGLETGKIPEDAFVINKPDPFYITHAKLILVVVNIVLIAFFLILLTGILIIIHSYRKLRTVNAELSIEREKAQALALHDPLTNLLNRRAIEPMIQFEMNRKKRANAPVSLLIIDIDHFKKVNDTYGHDVGDIVLKRLAETLTEYRRSTDLVARWGGEEFAALLSDTEESQAIVLAEKIRKACENLRFEECDGITVSIGVAELIADETFDSWFKRADAALYTAKKTGRNKTIAASGMDPETAGQETGHELLLLHLVWKDEYSVGVDIYDHQHRELFALSNKLIDAIVNSEGEDTIQAILKELHAHTEEHYIDEQNYLEKRNCSLIGHHKQEHIRLLSRLTGLTQDYAEGKTSTYDFILFICNDLISKHILGEDALSFADIRM; encoded by the coding sequence ATGCAGATAAAAAGTAGGTTGTACATCCTTGGCATGCTCCTCTTTCTCTCCCTGGGCCCGGCCTTCGCCCAGAAGATTCTCGTGGTCAACACCTTCAATCCGACCTATCCCTGGTCGGCGTATTTCAATCTCGGCCTCCGACAGTACGCGGATGAAAAAAAGGGAGCGATAGAGCTGTATTTTGAAGAGCTCGACATTACGCGTTTTTCCGATCCGGATAAAATCGAAAACTTTGCGTCGTTTCTCGCGGCGAAATACGAATCGGTGCAGCTCGACGGCGTTATCGGAAACTCGGACCAGGCTTGCAATTTTATAGAAGAAAAATGCGGCTTCGCGACGGATTTGCCCAAGGCGTATTACACGTCCAATCTCGAATACGCGGCAGATAACGTGCTCTGCCTCGATTCCCAGTACGCGCTCGGCATCAGAAAGACCTGGGCTCTGATGCAATCGGTGTTTCCGGAAATGACGGAAGTGTTCCTTATAGAAGGCGATCCGGCTACCAGCGCGACAGTCGCGGCCGAACTTGCCAGCCTTGTGCCGGATACTATTGCGCTGACGGTATTCAAGGACTTCACCTTCGCAGAGCTTGAAGACCGCCTCAAGGCGCTTCCCCCGACGGCAGCCGTTGTCTATACCTTTGTAACCCGGGACTCGGAGGGAACGCAGACGATTCCGAGAGTACATCTCTCTCGGCTCGCCGAAATTTCGCCGGCTCCGATTTTCACCCTCTGGGAAACGCTGGTAGGCAGCGGAACAGTCGGCGGCCATGTGCTCAGCGCGATCAGAACCTCGCGCGAACTTCTGCGGGGAATCGAAGAATACCTGCAGACAGGCTCGTTTTCTGAAGACTATAGCATAACCCGCTGCATGATAGACTGGACCGCGATGGATCGGTACGGACTTGAAACGGGTAAAATCCCGGAAGACGCCTTCGTGATCAACAAACCTGATCCGTTCTATATTACTCACGCAAAATTGATACTGGTCGTTGTAAACATCGTGCTCATCGCCTTTTTTCTCATTTTACTCACCGGGATTCTTATCATTATCCACTCGTACAGAAAACTCAGAACCGTAAACGCGGAATTGAGCATAGAGAGGGAAAAGGCGCAGGCCCTGGCCCTCCACGATCCCCTTACGAATCTCCTGAACCGCCGGGCAATTGAGCCGATGATACAATTCGAGATGAACCGGAAAAAGAGGGCGAACGCCCCGGTTTCCCTGCTTATAATCGATATCGACCACTTTAAAAAAGTGAACGACACCTACGGGCACGACGTAGGCGACATTGTCCTCAAGCGTCTCGCAGAAACCTTGACCGAATACCGGCGAAGCACCGACCTTGTCGCGCGCTGGGGCGGCGAAGAATTCGCAGCGCTCCTTTCTGACACCGAAGAAAGCCAGGCCATCGTTCTTGCGGAAAAGATCCGTAAAGCCTGCGAAAATCTTAGGTTCGAGGAATGCGACGGAATAACGGTCAGCATCGGAGTAGCGGAGCTGATCGCGGACGAAACCTTCGACAGCTGGTTCAAGCGGGCGGACGCCGCGCTCTATACCGCTAAAAAGACGGGCCGGAACAAAACAATCGCGGCCTCGGGCATGGATCCCGAGACGGCGGGACAGGAAACCGGCCATGAACTGCTCCTTTTGCATCTGGTATGGAAGGACGAATACAGCGTCGGAGTCGACATCTACGACCACCAGCACCGGGAACTCTTCGCGCTGTCGAACAAGCTGATCGACGCGATCGTGAATTCAGAAGGCGAAGATACAATCCAGGCTATTCTGAAGGAACTGCATGCGCATACTGAAGAACATTACATCGACGAGCAGAACTACCTGGAAAAGCGGAACTGTTCGCTTATCGGGCATCATAAGCAGGAACATATCCGCCTCCTCTCCCGGCTAACCGGACTGACGCAGGATTACGCGGAAGGAAAAACCTCTACCTACGATTTTATATTATTTATTTGCAACGACCTTATATCAAAACATATTCTGGGAGAAGACGCATTGAGCTTTGCCGATATCCGGATGTAA
- a CDS encoding methyl-accepting chemotaxis protein: protein MRILDRLSAIYEEQPVNIAIKSRNFIVLLAILAAALFVASAFHAATGNYGNIPSSMSMTVMSAIALWFVSKGKYRAVSTLYYLGIGFLPLVITLAQEIISYRDIFLYFFFCAPITMIAVITGYSKRQLWMVGIQQILLGFAYLLLRLMPNQIENRGRLVYTFALAVFFYALVLVFLSINFTVEKKIVSTLELNNRKTKDRLDKMKELIRASQTTMAIGQDLSTVAETTVHNMQGIEKGAKTVRELFVDLDSTIQDNSREHKKLAEETRKVEREIRDQMRKVDETSRTVQGMDVSVREMTESARSKSASIELLAKDVATTEKVFTGTIKSLETLEVSSGEVLAVIGVIEEIAARTNLLAMNAAIEAAHAGERGKGFAVVASEIRKLAVETNTNSQKSRDILTRNNQDIHEAYLESAESLRQFSSIKERTKEVREALSEIINGMADISRGTGEINSIIRDLHALYTVITGSIGEITEVVQKTEAAFQTILERSGRVEKETGAISAQSETVNEQALKLRQIGQDNEMGILKMGKKLDELQLD from the coding sequence ATGCGCATATTAGACAGACTTTCCGCGATCTACGAAGAACAGCCGGTCAACATCGCCATCAAGAGCCGGAATTTCATCGTGCTGCTCGCTATCCTCGCGGCTGCCCTCTTCGTAGCCAGCGCATTCCACGCGGCAACGGGAAACTACGGAAACATTCCGTCGTCGATGTCGATGACGGTCATGTCCGCAATCGCGCTCTGGTTCGTTTCGAAGGGAAAATATCGAGCCGTAAGCACGCTGTATTACCTCGGGATCGGATTTCTGCCGCTCGTCATCACCCTGGCCCAGGAGATCATCTCCTACCGGGATATATTTCTCTATTTTTTCTTCTGCGCGCCGATCACCATGATCGCCGTCATTACCGGATACAGCAAGCGGCAGCTGTGGATGGTCGGAATACAACAGATACTCCTCGGCTTCGCCTACCTTTTATTACGGTTAATGCCGAACCAGATCGAAAACAGGGGCAGACTCGTCTATACCTTCGCCCTGGCGGTGTTTTTCTATGCCCTCGTGCTGGTTTTTCTCTCCATCAATTTTACAGTGGAAAAAAAAATCGTCAGCACGCTCGAACTGAATAACCGGAAAACGAAGGATCGGCTGGATAAGATGAAGGAACTCATCCGCGCCTCGCAAACCACGATGGCGATCGGCCAGGACTTGTCGACCGTCGCGGAAACGACCGTGCACAACATGCAGGGCATCGAGAAGGGCGCGAAAACCGTGCGGGAGCTCTTTGTCGACCTTGATTCGACGATACAGGATAACAGCCGCGAGCATAAAAAGCTCGCGGAGGAAACCAGAAAGGTGGAGCGGGAGATCCGCGACCAGATGCGCAAGGTGGACGAAACCTCGCGCACCGTGCAGGGAATGGATGTATCGGTCAGGGAGATGACCGAATCAGCCCGCTCGAAGTCCGCTTCGATCGAACTGTTGGCCAAAGACGTCGCGACGACGGAAAAAGTGTTCACCGGCACGATCAAATCGCTGGAAACGCTGGAAGTCTCCTCGGGAGAAGTGCTCGCGGTAATCGGGGTTATCGAAGAAATCGCCGCGCGCACCAATCTTTTGGCGATGAACGCCGCCATAGAAGCGGCCCACGCGGGCGAACGGGGAAAGGGCTTCGCCGTGGTCGCGAGCGAAATCCGCAAGCTCGCGGTGGAGACGAACACGAACTCGCAGAAAAGCCGGGACATCCTGACGCGCAATAATCAGGACATCCACGAGGCCTATCTGGAAAGCGCGGAAAGCCTCCGCCAGTTCAGCTCCATCAAGGAACGCACCAAGGAAGTCCGCGAAGCGCTCAGCGAAATCATCAACGGCATGGCGGACATTTCCCGCGGCACCGGCGAGATCAACAGCATCATCCGGGACCTGCACGCTCTGTATACGGTGATCACCGGCTCTATCGGCGAGATCACCGAGGTCGTCCAGAAAACAGAGGCCGCCTTTCAAACCATCCTCGAGCGCAGCGGCCGCGTCGAAAAAGAAACCGGCGCCATCTCCGCCCAAAGCGAAACCGTCAACGAGCAAGCCCTCAAACTCCGCCAGATCGGCCAGGACAACGAAATGGGCATCCTGAAAATGGGCAAAAAACTGGACGAACTCCAGCTGGATTGA
- a CDS encoding carbon starvation CstA family protein codes for MNSLVLLFGGIFVFLVAYIVYGGFLAKKWGLSDAPTPAHSKRDDIDYVPADVKVILGHHFSSIAGAGPITGPILASVFGWFPVYLWILVGSVFIGGVHDFGSLVASLRTEGKGIGEIIKENISPRAKSIFNWYAWLTITLVVAAFTDICAATFAFDPAKPELLTGAQAGTASVLFIFLAIAFGLMVYRKNAPLAVASVAGVALLAFCIWFGYAFPILKFNKLTWQIILMVYITAASIMPVWLLLQPRDYLCSFLLYAMMIGAFLGIIIRHPVIEQPAFTGFVVKNQTLFPFLFVTVACGAISGFHSLISSGTTSKQINREKPDAQIIGYGSMLIEGLLAIIAIIAVGYVAKAQGSPAQIFANGVAWFMSGFGVPESVGKVFIILAYSAFALTSLDTATRIGRYLMQEIASGSKGSNNEKKRANPFSNIYLATAATIAVSVAFLVYGYQKIWPIFGSANQLLAALALLAVTAWVVKKGKKSWETIVPLVFMFSVTLTALFFIIRNNLVTEKPNYLLAFMGAVLTFLAILQIVEGVRVLILKKQNKN; via the coding sequence ATGAACTCTCTCGTGCTGTTGTTCGGAGGAATATTCGTATTCCTCGTCGCCTACATCGTGTACGGCGGCTTTCTCGCGAAAAAGTGGGGCCTATCCGACGCGCCCACCCCGGCCCACTCCAAGAGGGACGACATCGACTACGTCCCGGCGGACGTAAAGGTCATACTCGGCCACCACTTCTCCTCGATCGCCGGAGCGGGACCCATCACCGGGCCCATCCTCGCGAGCGTCTTCGGCTGGTTCCCGGTCTACCTGTGGATCCTGGTCGGAAGCGTATTCATCGGCGGCGTGCACGACTTCGGCTCCCTCGTCGCGTCCCTGCGCACCGAAGGAAAGGGAATCGGCGAAATCATCAAGGAGAACATCTCCCCGCGCGCCAAGTCCATCTTCAACTGGTACGCATGGCTCACCATCACCCTCGTAGTCGCCGCCTTCACCGACATCTGCGCCGCGACCTTCGCCTTCGATCCGGCAAAGCCCGAGCTCCTCACCGGCGCCCAGGCGGGAACCGCTTCGGTCCTGTTCATATTCCTCGCGATCGCCTTCGGCCTCATGGTCTACCGGAAGAACGCGCCGCTCGCCGTCGCGTCCGTCGCCGGAGTCGCACTCCTCGCGTTCTGCATCTGGTTCGGCTACGCCTTCCCCATTCTCAAGTTCAACAAGCTCACCTGGCAGATCATCCTGATGGTCTACATCACCGCCGCCTCGATCATGCCCGTCTGGCTCCTTCTGCAGCCGCGCGACTACCTCTGTTCGTTCCTCCTCTACGCGATGATGATCGGCGCCTTCCTCGGCATCATCATCCGCCACCCGGTTATCGAGCAGCCCGCCTTCACCGGCTTCGTCGTGAAAAACCAGACCCTCTTCCCCTTCCTCTTCGTCACCGTAGCCTGCGGAGCCATCTCCGGCTTCCACTCCCTCATCAGCTCCGGAACCACCTCCAAGCAGATCAACCGCGAAAAGCCGGACGCCCAGATCATCGGCTACGGCTCCATGCTCATCGAAGGGTTGCTCGCCATCATCGCGATCATCGCAGTCGGCTACGTCGCCAAGGCTCAAGGCTCTCCCGCCCAGATCTTCGCGAACGGAGTGGCCTGGTTCATGTCCGGCTTCGGAGTCCCCGAAAGCGTCGGAAAGGTGTTCATCATCCTCGCCTACTCCGCCTTCGCGCTCACCAGCCTCGACACCGCGACCCGCATCGGCCGCTACCTCATGCAGGAGATCGCCTCCGGAAGCAAGGGCTCTAACAACGAGAAGAAAAGAGCCAACCCCTTCTCCAACATCTACCTCGCGACCGCCGCGACTATCGCCGTATCCGTCGCCTTCCTCGTCTACGGCTACCAGAAAATATGGCCCATCTTCGGCTCCGCGAACCAGCTTCTCGCCGCGCTCGCACTCCTTGCCGTAACCGCCTGGGTCGTTAAAAAAGGCAAAAAGTCCTGGGAAACCATCGTTCCCCTCGTCTTCATGTTCTCCGTCACCCTCACCGCTCTCTTCTTCATCATCCGCAACAACCTCGTCACGGAAAAACCGAACTACCTCCTCGCCTTCATGGGCGCCGTCCTCACCTTCCTCGCGATTCTTCAGATCGTAGAAGGCGTGCGCGTCCTTATCCTGAAAAAGCAAAACAAAAACTGA
- the rsgA gene encoding ribosome small subunit-dependent GTPase A, which yields MTLIDWGCTQKVVEDAKSRGWEAQSIRRVIASAKGSYEVTDGDRATHAQVSGAFAYRAALPSDYPTTGDFVACREEGGATVIEAVLPRRGVVSRKTAGAKSDEQLLASNVDAAFIVLALDSGRGFLPRLLERYLSIVCSNDVAPIVVLNKADLAEHPQEMTDEARKAAPGAEIHAVSALTGLGLEELKARLEPAKTFLLLGKSGSGKSTLLNALFGSQIAKTGDVREQDMKGKHTTTSREIVMMENGALLMDTPGIREAALQGHDSGIDECFADVAAYASACRFGDCTHTSEPGCAVRAAVDAGLLESDRCESYLSLKKESRYNEARSRETAGHLEKKKWKQISKIQRTYSKN from the coding sequence ATGACGCTAATAGATTGGGGATGTACGCAGAAAGTAGTAGAAGACGCGAAGTCGCGGGGCTGGGAAGCGCAAAGCATCCGGCGGGTCATCGCTTCGGCGAAGGGATCGTACGAGGTTACCGACGGGGACAGAGCAACGCATGCTCAAGTCTCGGGAGCCTTCGCCTACCGGGCGGCGCTCCCGTCCGACTACCCGACTACGGGAGACTTCGTGGCGTGCCGTGAGGAAGGCGGCGCGACCGTGATAGAGGCGGTGCTTCCGCGGCGCGGGGTCGTCTCGCGGAAAACCGCCGGAGCGAAAAGCGACGAGCAGCTGCTCGCGTCCAACGTGGACGCGGCCTTCATCGTGCTCGCCCTCGACTCCGGCCGGGGCTTTCTCCCGCGCCTCCTGGAGCGCTATCTTTCGATAGTGTGCTCGAACGACGTCGCGCCTATCGTCGTACTCAACAAGGCGGACCTGGCCGAACATCCGCAGGAAATGACGGACGAAGCCCGGAAGGCCGCCCCGGGAGCGGAGATCCACGCGGTTTCCGCACTCACGGGGCTCGGCCTCGAGGAACTGAAGGCCAGGCTGGAACCGGCGAAAACATTCCTCCTCCTCGGCAAATCGGGCAGCGGCAAGTCGACCCTCCTCAACGCCCTCTTCGGTTCGCAAATAGCGAAAACCGGAGACGTGCGCGAGCAGGACATGAAGGGAAAGCACACCACCACCTCGCGGGAAATCGTCATGATGGAAAACGGCGCCCTGCTGATGGACACGCCCGGCATCCGCGAAGCGGCTCTCCAGGGTCACGACTCAGGGATAGACGAATGCTTCGCGGACGTCGCCGCCTACGCGTCAGCCTGCCGCTTCGGCGACTGCACCCACACGAGCGAACCCGGATGCGCGGTGCGCGCCGCGGTGGACGCAGGCCTCCTCGAAAGCGACAGGTGCGAAAGCTATCTCTCGCTCAAAAAGGAAAGCCGGTACAACGAAGCGCGCAGCAGGGAAACCGCCGGCCACCTCGAAAAGAAAAAGTGGAAGCAGATCTCGAAAATCCAGCGAACCTATTCAAAAAACTGA